Genomic DNA from Rathayibacter sp. VKM Ac-2759:
CCGTGGTCACGGTCCCGGTCTTGTCCAAAACGATCGTGTCGACCCTGTGGGTGGACTCCAGCACCTGGGGTCCCTTGATTAGGATTCCCAGCTGCGCCCCGCGCCCGGTTCCCACGAGCAGTGCGGTCGGTGTGGCCAATCCCAGCGCGCACGGGCACGCGATGATCAGCGTCGCGACCGCGGCGGTGAACGCCATCTCCGCACTCGCGCCGACCAGCAGCCAGCCCGCCAGAGTCGCAAGCGCGAGAGCGATCACGACGGGAACGAACACGGCGGAGATACGATCCGCGAGCCGCTGCACCTGCGCCTTGCCGGCCTGCGCCTGCTCCACCAGGCGCCCCATCTGCGCCAGCTCCGTGTCCGCGCCCACCCGGGACGCCTCAATCACGAGCCGCCCGCCCACGTTCACGGTCGCACCGACCACACGATCCCCGGGCGCTACTTCCACCGGGACGCTCTCGCCCGTCAACAGGCTCACATCCACCGCGGAGCTGCCGTCTATGACGGTGCCGTCGGTGGCGATCTTCTCCCCGGGACGGACCACGAACCGGTCCCCGACGCGCAGTGCTGACACCGGGACCAGCACTTCGACGTCACCGGTGAGGACCGAGACGTCCTTCGCGCCCATCTCCAGCAGCGCCTTCAACGCGGATCCCGAGCTGCGCTTCGCGCGCGCCTCGACATACCGGCCGGTGAGAACAAACGCGGGAACCGCTGCGGCGACCTCGAGGTAAATGTCGTGCGCTCCCGCGCCCTGCGCAAGCGTCCACTCGAACGCCATCGTCATCCCGATCGTGCCCGCCGACCCGAAGAACAGGGCGTACACGGACCAGCCCAGCGCCGCCAGAACCCCCACGCTGATCAGCGTGTCCATCGTCGCGGCACCGTGACGGGCGTTCACCCACGCAGCCCGGTGGAACGGCCACGCCCCCCACAGAGCCACGGGCGCTGCGAGGACCAGGGCGAGCCACTGCCACCCCGGGAACTGCGCCACCGGCACCATCGATAGGACCACAACCGGCACCGCGAGAGCGATCGACACCCACAACCGTCGCCGCAACACATTCAGTGCGGCATCCGCGCCGTCCTTCCCCGTCTCCGGGGTTGGCGCAGGCAACGCGGCGGAGTAGCCGGTGTTCTGGATCGTCGCGATCGCATCCGCGACACTCGTTCCCGCCGGCAGCCGGATCGCGGCCTTCTCAGTCGCGTAGTTCACGCTCGCCTCCACGCCCGGCATCCGATTGAGCTTCTTCTCAATCCGGGCCGCGCACGACGCGCACGTCATCCCGCCGACCAGCAGATCGACGCTCTCCCCGCTCATCAGGACGTCGGAGCGAGGACGTACCCGGCCTCATCCACCGCAGCAGCGACAACGCCCTGCGAGATCGGGCGATCCGAGACAACCGTGACCGTGGAAGTGCCGCCGACCACGAGCTCCACTCGGACGTCCGAGACGCCCTCGATGCCACCGATCTCCTCCGTCACCGCCCCGACGCAGTGCGAGCAGGTCATGCCCGTGACTCCGAACTCCGCGGTCGTCGCCGAATCGCTCTTCGTCGAGACGGGCGGAACGGCCGCGGACTGCGACGGTGCGCAGCACGCACACGTCGATGCCATCGGCAGGGGAGCGGGAGTAGTCGAGTCAGTCATGATGCCTCCAAGCTAAGGAAGTCTCTACTGTACCCCCCGGGGGTATAAGTGTCTATCGTTCTTCTGGCTTGGCATCCGCGTGTTCACACGGATGCCAGTACTCTGGGGGGGTATCGGTAGGACATCGGTGCAGGAGGGGGCGGACATGACCCAGGAGCTGACCGACGTCACACATGAGCACGCGGATCAGCCGCACGGCTACATCTCGAACAAGGAGCTGTACCTCAAGCGTCTGCGCCGGATCGAAGGCCAAGCGCGTGGGTTGCAGGGCATGGTCGATGACGAGAAGTACTGCATCGACATCCTCACCCAGGTCTCCGCGATGACCAGCGCTCTCGAATCCGTCGCCCTCGGCCTGCTGAACGACCACCTCAACCACTGCGTCCTCGAAGCCGCCGC
This window encodes:
- a CDS encoding metal-sensitive transcriptional regulator, producing the protein MTQELTDVTHEHADQPHGYISNKELYLKRLRRIEGQARGLQGMVDDEKYCIDILTQVSAMTSALESVALGLLNDHLNHCVLEAAALGGVQAQVKLQEASDAIARLVRS
- a CDS encoding heavy metal translocating P-type ATPase produces the protein MSGESVDLLVGGMTCASCAARIEKKLNRMPGVEASVNYATEKAAIRLPAGTSVADAIATIQNTGYSAALPAPTPETGKDGADAALNVLRRRLWVSIALAVPVVVLSMVPVAQFPGWQWLALVLAAPVALWGAWPFHRAAWVNARHGAATMDTLISVGVLAALGWSVYALFFGSAGTIGMTMAFEWTLAQGAGAHDIYLEVAAAVPAFVLTGRYVEARAKRSSGSALKALLEMGAKDVSVLTGDVEVLVPVSALRVGDRFVVRPGEKIATDGTVIDGSSAVDVSLLTGESVPVEVAPGDRVVGATVNVGGRLVIEASRVGADTELAQMGRLVEQAQAGKAQVQRLADRISAVFVPVVIALALATLAGWLLVGASAEMAFTAAVATLIIACPCALGLATPTALLVGTGRGAQLGILIKGPQVLESTHRVDTIVLDKTGTVTTGRMSVTAAVAEPSTTAAELLRLAAAAEAGSEHPIGASIVRAAREAGPVPPAESFQSVQGLGVQAVVEGHLVAVGRLGWLREQWAVSVPADLMARADEFECGGRTVVAVAWDGVARGVLAVEDTVKPTSAAAIEQLRGLGLRPVLLTGDNERAARTVAALVGIEDVIAGVLPEQKAETIARLQAEGAVVAMVGDGVNDAIALARADLGIAMGTGADVAIEASDLTLVRGDLLVAVDAIRLSRRTLGTIKTNLFWAFAYNVAAIPLAALGFLNPLIAGAAMAASSIFVVTNSLRLRGFRAHATAVQEVLPTFTSRR
- a CDS encoding heavy metal-associated domain-containing protein: MTDSTTPAPLPMASTCACCAPSQSAAVPPVSTKSDSATTAEFGVTGMTCSHCVGAVTEEIGGIEGVSDVRVELVVGGTSTVTVVSDRPISQGVVAAAVDEAGYVLAPTS